In one Mustela lutreola isolate mMusLut2 chromosome 8, mMusLut2.pri, whole genome shotgun sequence genomic region, the following are encoded:
- the FAM118A gene encoding protein FAM118A isoform X4: MDPAEKTTNRSEQKSSRKFLKSLIRKQPQELLLVIGTGVSAAVAPGIPALCSWRSCIEAVIEAAEQLEVLHPGDVAEFRRKVTKDRDLLVVAHDLIRKMSPRTGDTKPNFFQDCLMEIFDNLEQHIQNPLVLQSILSLMERGTKVLTTNYDNLLEIFGQQQSKPMESLDLKDKTKVLQWARGHIKYGVLHIHGLYTDPCGMVLDPSGYKDVTQDPEVMEVLQNLYRTKSFLFVGCGETLRDQIFQALFLYSVPNKVELEHYMVVLKENEDHFFKHQADMLLHGIKVVSYGDCFDNFPGYVQDLATQICRQRSPDADRVDSTTLLGNACQDCAKRKLEENGTEVSKRPRQSDADDAGGS; encoded by the exons ATGGATCCAGCGGAAAAGACCACAAACAGAAGTGAACAAAAATCCAG TAGAAAGTTCCTGAAAAGCCTCATCCGGAAGCAGCCGCAGGAGCTGCTGCTGGTCATCGGGACGGGCGTCAGTGCAGCCGTGGCCCCCGGGATCCCTGCCCTGTGCTCCTGGAGGAGCTGCATCGAGGCGGTCATCGAAGCGGCCGAGCAGCTGGAGGTGCTGCACCCGGGGGACGTGGCGGAGTTCCGCCGCAAGGTGACGAAGGACCGGGACCTGCTGGTGGTGGCGCACGACCTGATCCGGAAAATGTCGCCT CGTACAGGTGACACCAAGCCCAACTTCTTCCAGGACTGCCTGATGGAGATTTTCGACAACCTGGAGCAGCACATCCAGAACCCGCTGGTGCTGCAGTCCATCCTCAGCCTGATGGAGCGAGGCACCAAGGTGCTGACCACCAACTACGACAACCTGCTGGAGATCTTCGGGCAGCAGCAGAGCAAGCCCATGGAGTCTCTGGACCTGAAGGACAAGACCAAG GTCCTGCAGTGGGCCAGGGGGCACATCAAGTACGGCGTGCTCCACATCCACGGCTTGTACACAGACCCCTGCGGCATGGTCCTGGATCCGTCGGGCTACAAGGACGTCACGCAAGACCCAGAAGTAATG GAGGTCCTCCAGAACTTGTACCGCACCAAGTCCTTCCTGTTCGTGGGCTGCGGAGAGACGCTCCGGGACCAGATCTTCCAGGCCCTGTTCCTGTACTCGGTGCCCAACAAGGTGGAGCTGGAGCACTACATGGTCGTGCTCAAGGAGAACGAAGACCACTTCTTCAAGCACCAGGCGGACATGCTCTTGCATGGGATTAAAGTCGTGTCCTACGGGGACTGTTTTGACAACTTTCCTGGCTACGTGCAGGACCTCGCCACGCAGATCTGTAGGCAGCGCAGCCCAG atGCTGACCGAGTGGACAGCACCACACTGTTGG
- the FAM118A gene encoding protein FAM118A isoform X5, producing MDPAEKTTNRSEQKSRKFLKSLIRKQPQELLLVIGTGVSAAVAPGIPALCSWRSCIEAVIEAAEQLEVLHPGDVAEFRRKVTKDRDLLVVAHDLIRKMSPRTGDTKPNFFQDCLMEIFDNLEQHIQNPLVLQSILSLMERGTKVLTTNYDNLLEIFGQQQSKPMESLDLKDKTKVLQWARGHIKYGVLHIHGLYTDPCGMVLDPSGYKDVTQDPEVMEVLQNLYRTKSFLFVGCGETLRDQIFQALFLYSVPNKVELEHYMVVLKENEDHFFKHQADMLLHGIKVVSYGDCFDNFPGYVQDLATQICRQRSPDADRVDSTTLLGNACQDCAKRKLEENGTEVSKRPRQSDADDAGGS from the exons ATGGATCCAGCGGAAAAGACCACAAACAGAAGTGAACAAAAATCCAG AAAGTTCCTGAAAAGCCTCATCCGGAAGCAGCCGCAGGAGCTGCTGCTGGTCATCGGGACGGGCGTCAGTGCAGCCGTGGCCCCCGGGATCCCTGCCCTGTGCTCCTGGAGGAGCTGCATCGAGGCGGTCATCGAAGCGGCCGAGCAGCTGGAGGTGCTGCACCCGGGGGACGTGGCGGAGTTCCGCCGCAAGGTGACGAAGGACCGGGACCTGCTGGTGGTGGCGCACGACCTGATCCGGAAAATGTCGCCT CGTACAGGTGACACCAAGCCCAACTTCTTCCAGGACTGCCTGATGGAGATTTTCGACAACCTGGAGCAGCACATCCAGAACCCGCTGGTGCTGCAGTCCATCCTCAGCCTGATGGAGCGAGGCACCAAGGTGCTGACCACCAACTACGACAACCTGCTGGAGATCTTCGGGCAGCAGCAGAGCAAGCCCATGGAGTCTCTGGACCTGAAGGACAAGACCAAG GTCCTGCAGTGGGCCAGGGGGCACATCAAGTACGGCGTGCTCCACATCCACGGCTTGTACACAGACCCCTGCGGCATGGTCCTGGATCCGTCGGGCTACAAGGACGTCACGCAAGACCCAGAAGTAATG GAGGTCCTCCAGAACTTGTACCGCACCAAGTCCTTCCTGTTCGTGGGCTGCGGAGAGACGCTCCGGGACCAGATCTTCCAGGCCCTGTTCCTGTACTCGGTGCCCAACAAGGTGGAGCTGGAGCACTACATGGTCGTGCTCAAGGAGAACGAAGACCACTTCTTCAAGCACCAGGCGGACATGCTCTTGCATGGGATTAAAGTCGTGTCCTACGGGGACTGTTTTGACAACTTTCCTGGCTACGTGCAGGACCTCGCCACGCAGATCTGTAGGCAGCGCAGCCCAG atGCTGACCGAGTGGACAGCACCACACTGTTGG